One part of the Homo sapiens chromosome 19, GRCh38.p14 Primary Assembly genome encodes these proteins:
- the POLR2I gene encoding DNA-directed RNA polymerase II subunit RPB9 produces the protein MEPDGTYEPGFVGIRFCQECNNMLYPKEDKENRILLYACRNCDYQQEADNSCIYVNKITHEVDELTQIIADVSQDPTLPRTEDHPCQKCGHKEAVFFQSHSARAEDAMRLYYVCTAPHCGHRWTE, from the exons ATGGAGCCCGACGGGACTTACGAGCCGGGCTTCGTGGGTATTCGCTTCTGCCAGGAATG tAACAACATGCTGTACCCCAAGGAAGACAAGGAGAACCGCATTCTGCTCTACGCG TGCCGGAACTGTGATTACCAGCAGGAGGCCGACAACAGCTGCATCTATGTCAACAAGATCACGCACGAAGTGGA CGAACTGACCCAGATTATCGCCGACGTGTCCCAGGACCCCACGTTGCCGCGGACCGAGGACCACCCGTGCCAAAA GTGCGGCCACAAGGAGGCTGTGTTCTTCCAGTCACACAGTGCGCGGGCCGAG GACGCCATGCGCCTTTACTACGTGTGCACAGCCCCACACTGCGGCCACCGCTGGACCGAGTGA